A genomic region of Candidatus Dormiibacterota bacterium contains the following coding sequences:
- a CDS encoding BON domain-containing protein — MTVSTAERADTNLHRTILEELAFDPAIDAGKIGIAAENGVVTLTGTVQTFTEKWAAEKAVKRVRGVRAFANEIVVELIGTHKVSDTDIAAGAANVLAWDPSLPSTIQIEVHDGVVSLSGAVDWQYQRALAEKHLRRIKGVVAIVNNLQLRNAVAPGDVKERIKSALERDADIEAANIDIGVAQGKVTLRGTVHSWSECDAAMRAAWSVPGIQSVSNELTVSL; from the coding sequence ATGACAGTAAGTACGGCCGAGCGAGCCGACACCAATCTCCATCGCACCATTCTTGAGGAACTTGCATTCGATCCCGCGATCGATGCAGGCAAGATTGGGATTGCCGCTGAGAACGGGGTGGTCACCCTCACGGGCACCGTTCAGACCTTCACGGAAAAATGGGCCGCCGAAAAGGCCGTCAAGCGCGTTCGCGGCGTCCGTGCGTTCGCGAACGAAATCGTCGTTGAATTGATCGGGACGCACAAGGTAAGCGACACGGATATCGCCGCAGGCGCAGCCAACGTGCTTGCTTGGGATCCTTCGTTGCCAAGCACGATTCAGATCGAAGTACACGACGGCGTGGTATCGCTGAGCGGCGCCGTAGACTGGCAGTACCAACGCGCGCTTGCGGAAAAGCACCTACGCCGGATCAAAGGCGTTGTGGCCATCGTCAACAACCTGCAATTACGCAACGCCGTGGCGCCGGGCGACGTCAAGGAGCGCATTAAGAGCGCCCTGGAGCGCGATGCCGATATCGAGGCGGCGAATATCGATATCGGGGTTGCACAAGGTAAGGTGACGCTACGCGGTACCGTTCACAGTTGGTCCGAATGCGACGCGGCTATGCGCGCTGCATGGTCGGTGCCCGGGATACAGTCCGTAAGCAACGAGCTCACGGTTAGTCTCTAG
- a CDS encoding dienelactone hydrolase family protein: MNHTVTVTVTVDNSPMDIYVARPENAAAPAPAILVFQEAFGVNAHIRDVADRFAKLGFTAIAPELFHRTGRGVEGSYTDFAALAPHFGALTREGLEADVDATHAWLKSDAAIDAARVSAIGFCMGGRVAYLANARLPLTAAVSFYGGGIAPDLLPLASKQHAPILMFWGGRDGHILPEHYRAVADALTKAEKVHEQVVFGQADHGFFCDARASYNAQAAPQAWALTLAFLQAYAAY; encoded by the coding sequence ATGAATCACACCGTTACCGTTACCGTTACCGTCGATAACAGCCCGATGGACATCTACGTCGCGCGCCCGGAGAACGCGGCAGCGCCCGCGCCGGCGATACTCGTTTTCCAAGAGGCCTTCGGCGTGAACGCGCATATCCGCGACGTTGCCGATCGCTTTGCGAAGCTCGGCTTCACCGCGATCGCGCCCGAGCTCTTTCACCGCACCGGACGCGGCGTCGAAGGCAGCTACACCGATTTCGCGGCGCTCGCGCCGCACTTCGGAGCGCTGACACGCGAAGGCCTCGAAGCCGACGTGGATGCTACGCACGCGTGGCTCAAAAGCGATGCGGCGATCGACGCCGCCCGCGTGAGCGCGATCGGGTTCTGCATGGGCGGCCGCGTCGCATATCTCGCCAATGCGCGCCTCCCGCTCACGGCAGCGGTTTCGTTCTACGGCGGCGGGATCGCGCCGGATCTGCTGCCCCTGGCCTCCAAACAGCACGCCCCGATCCTGATGTTCTGGGGCGGGCGCGACGGCCACATTCTTCCGGAGCATTACCGTGCCGTCGCCGATGCGCTCACGAAGGCCGAGAAGGTCCACGAACAGGTCGTCTTCGGCCAAGCCGATCACGGCTTCTTCTGCGACGCGCGGGCGAGCTACAACGCGCAAGCCGCACCGCAGGCGTGGGCGCTAACGCTAGCGTTCCTGCAAGCGTACGCCGCATACTAG
- a CDS encoding DUF302 domain-containing protein translates to MKHATEAVQYGHTVSTTLSFDNAVERVTALLKDEGFGVLCDIDVTKTMHEKLGNEFRPYRILGACNPKLAYEALSSNAQLGLLLPCNVVVQVENGQTVISAINTRALLSIASDPSLLPIADEVNARLMRVLEAVAQEATVEK, encoded by the coding sequence ATGAAACACGCGACCGAAGCGGTCCAATACGGCCACACCGTTTCCACTACGCTCTCATTCGATAATGCGGTCGAACGAGTCACGGCGTTATTGAAGGACGAGGGGTTCGGCGTACTCTGCGACATCGACGTCACCAAGACGATGCACGAAAAACTCGGTAACGAGTTCCGACCGTATCGTATTCTCGGGGCCTGCAATCCGAAGCTCGCGTACGAGGCCCTTTCGTCGAACGCTCAGCTCGGCTTGCTGCTGCCATGTAACGTCGTCGTGCAGGTTGAAAACGGGCAGACCGTCATATCCGCGATCAATACGAGAGCCCTGCTCTCGATCGCGTCGGACCCGTCGTTGCTGCCGATCGCCGACGAAGTCAACGCGCGATTGATGCGCGTCCTCGAAGCGGTCGCTCAAGAAGCGACCGTCGAAAAATAA
- a CDS encoding TPM domain-containing protein — MIAALVFTLAAITVPPTPTHYVTDTVNALSAPTRQSVENELRAFDTKSGDQVIVWIGSTTGGTPLEDWTSHVGHVWGIGHKGKDNGAILFLFMKDHKVRIESGYGLEPTLTDAQSARIIRDTIVPDMRRGDVDAAVKDGVIGILAVIDPTYVSGTANAGTSSSSSSSSDDGNGGGIVALLVGGFILLLIFSAFVTMIRRGKKHGDWLDLFLMSGAAGSGSMWSSGGMFGGGGGGFGGGGGGFSAGGGSFGGGGASGGW, encoded by the coding sequence ATGATCGCCGCCCTGGTTTTTACGCTCGCTGCAATCACCGTTCCGCCGACGCCCACGCATTACGTGACCGACACGGTGAACGCGCTGAGCGCCCCCACGCGGCAATCCGTCGAAAACGAACTGCGGGCGTTCGATACGAAGTCCGGCGATCAAGTGATCGTCTGGATCGGCAGCACGACCGGTGGTACCCCGCTCGAAGATTGGACGTCGCACGTGGGGCACGTCTGGGGGATCGGCCACAAAGGCAAGGACAACGGCGCGATCCTGTTCCTCTTCATGAAAGACCACAAGGTCCGCATCGAGTCGGGGTACGGCCTGGAACCAACGCTGACCGACGCCCAGTCCGCGCGCATCATCCGCGATACGATCGTGCCCGATATGCGTCGCGGGGACGTTGACGCTGCCGTTAAGGATGGCGTCATCGGCATTCTCGCCGTTATCGACCCAACGTACGTATCCGGAACCGCGAATGCCGGAACGAGTTCGTCATCGTCATCATCATCCGACGACGGTAACGGCGGCGGTATCGTCGCGCTGCTCGTCGGCGGCTTTATCCTGCTGCTGATTTTCTCGGCATTCGTCACCATGATTCGACGAGGCAAGAAGCACGGCGATTGGCTCGATCTCTTCTTGATGTCGGGAGCTGCCGGCTCCGGCAGCATGTGGTCGAGCGGCGGCATGTTCGGCGGGGGCGGAGGCGGATTCGGCGGCGGAGGCGGGGGCTTCTCCGCTGGTGGCGGCAGTTTCGGCGGCGGAGGCGCATCGGGAGGCTGGTAA
- a CDS encoding peroxiredoxin, translating to MLRFALLRRAHPPATSKAALARGRIGFGGARRNPAMARRYPMHYRAIVHDVKAGGTSVLQPGESVPDVAFRDRDGSSFSLASLRGKPFVLYFYPKDDTPGCTAEACAFRDAYQDFTDAGAEVIGVSSDDAVTHERFASKHRLPFRLLTDERGAGQKAFGVSKTLGILPGRVTFVVDAAGVVRHAFDSQFMATKHISEALHALKGLSNPA from the coding sequence ATGCTGCGCTTTGCGTTGCTTCGCCGCGCGCATCCTCCTGCGACGTCGAAGGCCGCACTCGCCCGAGGACGTATTGGATTTGGAGGCGCCCGTCGCAACCCGGCGATGGCCAGGCGCTATCCCATGCACTATCGTGCGATCGTGCACGATGTGAAAGCCGGAGGTACCAGCGTGCTCCAACCGGGCGAATCCGTTCCCGACGTCGCTTTTCGCGATCGCGACGGCTCCTCGTTCTCGCTCGCGTCGCTACGCGGTAAGCCGTTCGTGCTGTACTTCTATCCGAAGGACGATACGCCGGGCTGCACGGCCGAGGCGTGCGCGTTTCGCGATGCCTATCAGGATTTCACCGACGCCGGGGCCGAAGTGATCGGCGTATCGAGCGACGACGCCGTAACCCACGAGCGTTTTGCAAGCAAGCACCGGCTGCCGTTTCGGCTTCTCACCGACGAGCGCGGCGCGGGGCAGAAAGCCTTCGGCGTGAGCAAGACGCTCGGCATTCTTCCCGGCCGCGTGACCTTCGTCGTCGACGCTGCGGGCGTCGTGCGCCACGCCTTCGATTCGCAATTTATGGCCACCAAACACATCAGCGAAGCGCTCCACGCATTGAAAGGATTATCGAACCCCGCATGA
- a CDS encoding TPM domain-containing protein — MTKDDRKRIDEALHRAEAGTSSRIAVRVVPDATIDAFERAKAEFLAGGMHVHPGANAALILVAPKARSFAVLGDRALHERVGQPFWERIVAQMTAAFKTGTPTDAIVLGVDRLGDALHEHFKQAAP, encoded by the coding sequence ATGACGAAGGACGATCGTAAGCGTATCGATGAAGCGCTCCATCGCGCGGAAGCCGGTACATCCTCCCGTATCGCGGTGCGCGTTGTGCCCGACGCCACGATCGATGCATTCGAACGGGCGAAAGCCGAGTTTCTCGCCGGCGGCATGCACGTGCACCCGGGAGCGAATGCCGCGCTGATCCTGGTCGCACCCAAAGCGCGAAGCTTCGCCGTGCTCGGCGACCGCGCGCTGCACGAACGCGTCGGCCAGCCGTTCTGGGAGCGGATCGTCGCTCAGATGACGGCGGCGTTTAAGACGGGCACGCCCACCGACGCCATCGTTCTCGGCGTCGATCGGCTCGGCGACGCGTTGCACGAGCACTTCAAGCAGGCGGCGCCATGA
- a CDS encoding thymidine kinase → MAKLYFRYSAMNAGKSTALLQVAYNYEEHGRRVCIYTAAVDHRFGAGYVTSRLGPKRAAAMFDEETDFFAELSQTDDIACVLIDEAQFLGVQQVKHLHRAAHILGIPVICYGIRSDFQGEPFPGAAYLLTLADSIEELKNICHCGKKATMNVRVDERGRRITEGAQIAIEGDVRYVQMCGRCFYQDREVTE, encoded by the coding sequence ATGGCTAAACTCTACTTCCGGTACTCGGCGATGAACGCCGGTAAATCGACCGCGCTGTTGCAAGTCGCCTATAATTACGAAGAGCACGGCCGCCGGGTGTGCATCTATACGGCCGCAGTCGACCATCGCTTCGGCGCCGGGTATGTTACCTCTCGGCTCGGGCCCAAACGGGCGGCGGCGATGTTTGATGAGGAGACCGATTTCTTCGCCGAGCTCTCGCAGACGGACGATATCGCCTGCGTGCTCATCGACGAAGCTCAATTTCTCGGCGTGCAACAAGTGAAACACCTCCACCGGGCCGCCCACATTCTGGGCATACCGGTAATCTGTTACGGCATTCGCAGCGATTTTCAAGGCGAGCCGTTCCCGGGAGCGGCGTACCTTTTGACGCTTGCGGATAGCATCGAAGAATTGAAAAACATCTGTCATTGCGGCAAGAAGGCCACCATGAACGTGCGTGTTGACGAGCGTGGCCGGCGCATTACCGAAGGCGCGCAAATCGCCATCGAGGGCGACGTGCGATACGTTCAGATGTGCGGCCGTTGCTTTTATCAAGATCGGGAGGTAACTGAATGA
- a CDS encoding GerMN domain-containing protein translates to MRRIALLVVVLALVAAGSWWFFAHRAQGNGTESLTVYYTKMDGTSMGSWNVSMRPQQPGESSAEHLKNMALYAAVQSAAGPPSDVEAIRFPPGTHINTVSVNGSTATVDLSHEVTQQVGGTFGENGEFKGLVYTLTGVPGINAVQVTVDGQKLETLPGGHVELDQPLHRSDF, encoded by the coding sequence ATGCGCCGGATCGCTCTGTTAGTCGTCGTCCTCGCGCTGGTAGCCGCAGGCTCGTGGTGGTTTTTCGCGCATCGCGCGCAGGGCAACGGCACCGAAAGCTTGACCGTGTACTATACAAAGATGGACGGCACGTCCATGGGTTCCTGGAACGTCTCAATGCGCCCGCAACAGCCGGGCGAAAGCTCGGCCGAGCACCTGAAGAACATGGCGCTGTACGCGGCCGTCCAATCGGCGGCGGGCCCGCCCAGCGACGTCGAAGCGATTCGATTCCCGCCGGGAACGCATATTAATACCGTGAGCGTTAATGGATCGACGGCAACGGTCGATCTCTCTCATGAGGTGACACAGCAAGTGGGAGGCACGTTCGGCGAGAATGGGGAGTTCAAAGGACTCGTCTATACGCTGACCGGCGTCCCAGGGATCAACGCGGTGCAGGTGACCGTCGATGGCCAAAAGCTCGAGACCTTGCCAGGGGGGCACGTTGAACTCGATCAACCGCTTCATCGCTCGGATTTTTAG
- the mgtA gene encoding magnesium-translocating P-type ATPase: MQLVDLREAARIEPGEVLRRLETTTDGLSGVEASARLRRFGPNEIERRGTRAWEILWRQFQNPFLILLVGTALLSLWLHYRSDATIILAIVLLSVGLSFLNEYSAEKAVADLRARVSRTAVVVRDGKPRNVRVAELVVGDVVRLAIGDIVPADLRLVAVNHLECDESALTGEPYAAEKSPVPIGDDDTALAFACCAYFGTIVKNGAGSGVVVATGSAATLGSIAHKLSNRPPETAFERGLRDFSMLLVWVTVVLAVTIFAGNTLLHHAWLASVLFALSIAIGMTPQLLPAIVTLSLSFGARRLAQQSVLVKRLVSIEDLGNVQVLFTDKTGTLTEGKISFRQAIDADGTASEALAVLALVCTDVVFDDGRVLGGNALDVALWEAASAERRAAAAAYRVIDKAAFSYERQMMCVLVDAPDGSRLLIAKGAPEAIAARAGSAGARLDDIVNREMDAGSRTVVLASSTAAGLPTIDAAQARELAPLGVLTFADEPKAGAAASLERLRKLDVSVKIVTGDSDRTAQVVCRDLNIAVTGVLTGKDLASMSDAQLTDALDRTTIFARVTPDQKSRIIKLQRATGCDVGFLGDGINDAVALHDADVGISVDSAADVAKDAADIVLLEKDLGILADGVIEGRRIFANTTKYVMMGTSSNFGNMFSAAGASLFLPFLPMLPSQILLNNLLYDVSEMTIPTDSVDEEQLRRPAHWDMTFIRRFMLAFGPISSIFDFVTFGVMYFVFHAGHELFRTGWFVESLATQSLIIFLIRTRRVPFFTSRPSWQLTLATAAIVAIGMLLPFTPLAPALGFVPLPPTFFAVLGLMILTYLALVEFMKRLFYGAPPTMAHK, encoded by the coding sequence ATGCAGTTGGTTGACCTTCGCGAGGCGGCTCGAATCGAGCCCGGCGAGGTGCTGCGCCGGCTGGAGACCACCACCGACGGCCTTTCGGGCGTCGAGGCGAGCGCGCGTCTTCGCCGGTTTGGCCCGAACGAGATCGAGCGGCGCGGCACGCGCGCTTGGGAGATCCTGTGGCGGCAGTTTCAAAACCCGTTTCTGATATTGCTCGTCGGCACCGCCCTGCTCTCCCTTTGGCTGCACTATCGATCCGACGCGACGATCATTCTTGCGATCGTCCTGCTGAGCGTCGGCCTGAGTTTTCTGAACGAGTACTCCGCCGAAAAGGCCGTGGCCGATCTGCGGGCGCGCGTCAGCCGCACGGCTGTGGTGGTGCGCGACGGTAAGCCTCGCAACGTGCGCGTCGCCGAACTAGTGGTGGGCGACGTCGTCCGGCTTGCCATCGGAGACATCGTTCCCGCGGATCTGCGGCTGGTCGCGGTCAATCATCTAGAGTGCGACGAATCGGCGCTCACGGGCGAGCCGTACGCAGCGGAAAAATCGCCGGTGCCGATTGGCGACGACGATACCGCGCTCGCGTTCGCCTGCTGCGCGTATTTTGGAACGATCGTAAAAAACGGCGCGGGGAGCGGCGTCGTCGTCGCAACCGGCAGCGCCGCTACGCTCGGCTCGATCGCCCACAAGCTCTCGAATCGCCCGCCGGAAACCGCATTCGAACGAGGGTTGCGGGACTTTTCGATGCTTCTGGTGTGGGTGACGGTGGTGCTGGCGGTGACCATCTTTGCCGGCAACACGCTGTTGCATCATGCGTGGCTCGCGTCGGTGCTCTTCGCCCTCTCGATTGCGATCGGAATGACTCCGCAACTGCTCCCCGCGATCGTTACGCTGAGCCTCTCGTTCGGCGCACGCCGGCTAGCGCAGCAATCGGTCTTGGTCAAGCGACTCGTGAGCATCGAGGACCTCGGCAACGTCCAAGTGCTGTTCACGGATAAAACCGGAACGTTGACCGAAGGGAAAATCTCCTTTCGACAAGCGATCGATGCGGACGGCACGGCATCCGAAGCGCTGGCCGTCCTGGCCCTGGTATGCACCGACGTCGTGTTCGACGACGGTCGCGTTCTGGGCGGAAACGCGCTCGATGTGGCGCTATGGGAAGCGGCAAGCGCGGAACGCCGTGCCGCTGCCGCGGCTTATCGAGTGATCGACAAGGCGGCCTTCAGCTACGAGCGCCAGATGATGTGCGTTCTCGTCGATGCTCCCGACGGTAGCCGGCTGCTCATTGCGAAGGGCGCTCCGGAAGCAATCGCCGCCCGCGCGGGAAGTGCCGGCGCGCGACTGGACGACATCGTCAACCGGGAGATGGATGCCGGGAGCCGCACGGTCGTGCTCGCATCGAGCACGGCGGCGGGGCTGCCGACGATCGACGCCGCGCAGGCGCGCGAACTCGCGCCGCTGGGCGTACTCACTTTCGCCGACGAGCCGAAGGCCGGCGCGGCGGCGAGCCTAGAGCGCCTGCGAAAGCTCGACGTGAGCGTAAAGATCGTCACCGGAGATAGCGACCGCACCGCGCAAGTGGTCTGTCGCGATCTCAACATCGCCGTCACCGGCGTTCTGACCGGTAAGGATCTCGCCTCGATGAGCGATGCGCAGCTTACGGACGCGCTCGATCGTACGACGATTTTTGCGCGCGTCACGCCCGATCAGAAATCGCGAATCATCAAGCTGCAGCGCGCCACCGGATGCGACGTCGGCTTCTTGGGCGACGGCATCAACGATGCGGTTGCGCTGCACGATGCCGATGTCGGGATTTCCGTCGATTCAGCGGCCGACGTTGCCAAGGATGCGGCCGACATCGTTCTGTTGGAAAAGGACCTTGGAATACTGGCCGACGGCGTGATCGAAGGGCGCCGCATCTTCGCGAATACCACCAAATACGTGATGATGGGCACGTCGTCGAATTTCGGGAATATGTTCAGCGCCGCGGGAGCCTCGCTCTTTCTCCCGTTTCTGCCCATGCTGCCTTCGCAGATCTTGCTGAACAACTTGCTCTACGACGTGAGCGAAATGACCATCCCAACCGATAGCGTCGACGAAGAGCAGCTACGACGCCCGGCCCATTGGGACATGACCTTTATTCGCCGGTTCATGCTGGCCTTTGGACCGATTTCATCGATCTTCGATTTCGTGACGTTCGGCGTGATGTATTTTGTCTTTCATGCGGGGCACGAGCTCTTTCGAACCGGCTGGTTCGTGGAATCCCTCGCGACGCAGTCGCTGATTATTTTTTTGATTCGCACGCGGCGTGTCCCATTTTTCACGAGCCGTCCCAGTTGGCAGCTAACGCTGGCCACGGCCGCCATCGTCGCGATCGGAATGTTGCTGCCGTTCACGCCGCTCGCCCCCGCCCTCGGATTCGTCCCGCTACCACCGACGTTCTTCGCCGTGCTCGGACTGATGATCCTCACCTATCTAGCCTTGGTCGAATTCATGAAACGCCTCTTCTACGGCGCACCTCCGACGATGGCGCACAAATAA
- a CDS encoding cupin domain-containing protein: protein MSLTTPGIMVRTSIEGIWMWSRWQADRKMNFNSFYVEGAEPIVIDPLACEEADIEQMLALGGVAWVVVTNRDHERASRDLAQRLGAKIAASALDAPLLAGPVDRELHDGDTLGGARVVCFEGLKTAGEFALYFRDRATVVMGDALWGDPPGSLRLMPDSKLADPQRAALSLRKVRALAPRHVLVGDGACIFGDAARVLDACFSARTDIFAARANVDEIDIAYGADDVGKFAGCGSGEVGLLLGARKLGYRLAVLRRGGTWAPMHWHVAEEELFVVLRGRPTIRTPHGEYDARPGDMIAFPCDPSGAHTTYNKYEEDCTILMLANNDSNDVCSYPDSQKVLIEARDLMLRDHPNLEYFDGEV, encoded by the coding sequence ATGAGCCTGACTACGCCCGGGATCATGGTGCGTACGAGTATCGAAGGCATCTGGATGTGGTCGCGCTGGCAAGCCGATCGCAAAATGAATTTCAATTCGTTTTATGTCGAAGGTGCGGAGCCGATCGTCATCGATCCGCTGGCATGCGAAGAAGCCGATATCGAGCAGATGCTGGCGTTGGGCGGCGTTGCGTGGGTTGTGGTAACCAATCGCGATCACGAACGAGCCTCGCGCGATCTCGCGCAGAGGCTCGGCGCCAAGATCGCGGCCTCGGCGCTCGACGCGCCGCTGCTCGCCGGCCCGGTCGATCGGGAATTGCACGACGGCGATACGCTGGGCGGCGCGCGCGTCGTCTGCTTCGAAGGCTTGAAAACAGCAGGTGAGTTCGCGCTGTATTTCCGGGATCGAGCAACGGTCGTGATGGGCGATGCGCTCTGGGGCGACCCGCCGGGCTCGTTGCGATTGATGCCGGATTCGAAGCTCGCCGATCCGCAGCGCGCGGCGCTCTCGTTGCGCAAGGTTCGGGCGCTCGCGCCGCGGCACGTGCTGGTGGGAGACGGCGCGTGCATCTTCGGCGATGCGGCTCGCGTACTCGACGCGTGCTTTAGCGCGCGTACGGACATTTTTGCGGCGCGCGCGAACGTCGACGAAATCGATATCGCGTACGGGGCGGACGACGTCGGAAAGTTTGCGGGATGCGGCTCGGGAGAAGTGGGTTTGCTGCTGGGTGCGCGTAAACTGGGATACCGGCTGGCGGTGCTCCGGCGCGGCGGCACGTGGGCGCCGATGCACTGGCACGTCGCCGAAGAAGAGCTGTTCGTCGTGCTGCGCGGTCGCCCGACGATCCGAACGCCGCATGGCGAATACGACGCGCGTCCCGGGGATATGATCGCCTTTCCGTGCGACCCGAGCGGGGCGCATACAACCTACAACAAATACGAGGAAGACTGCACGATCCTCATGCTCGCGAACAACGATTCGAACGACGTATGCAGCTATCCGGATTCACAAAAGGTACTGATCGAAGCTCGCGATCTGATGCTTCGCGACCATCCGAATTTGGAGTATTTCGACGGCGAAGTGTAG
- a CDS encoding LemA family protein translates to MQGRRSYTGWIIGGIIVVAIFYVISTYNALVTLDQAVDAQWGQVQNVYQRRADLVPNLVATVKGAANFEKSTYIAVTEARSAVGKLPASAVKGATTNPQAFAQYAQAQDQLGSALSRLLVTVENYPDLKASQNFLTLQSQLEGTENRIAVERRRYNEVAQAFDTRRSTFPTVFVAGLFGSRFKEKAYFQAQPGAQTAPKVDFSP, encoded by the coding sequence ATGCAAGGACGTCGCTCCTACACCGGTTGGATTATCGGCGGCATTATCGTCGTCGCGATTTTTTACGTTATCTCGACCTACAACGCCCTCGTGACGCTGGACCAAGCCGTGGACGCCCAATGGGGCCAGGTGCAGAACGTCTATCAGCGTCGTGCCGATCTCGTACCCAATCTCGTAGCGACCGTCAAGGGCGCGGCGAATTTCGAGAAGAGCACGTATATCGCGGTGACGGAGGCCCGTTCCGCGGTTGGCAAACTGCCTGCCTCCGCAGTGAAGGGCGCGACGACCAATCCGCAAGCTTTCGCGCAGTACGCGCAGGCGCAGGACCAACTCGGATCCGCGCTCTCACGCCTGTTGGTAACGGTCGAGAACTACCCCGATTTGAAGGCGAGCCAAAACTTCCTGACGCTGCAATCGCAGCTTGAGGGAACGGAGAATCGCATCGCCGTCGAACGCCGGCGCTATAACGAAGTCGCCCAGGCATTCGATACGCGTCGCTCCACCTTTCCGACGGTCTTCGTCGCCGGCCTGTTCGGATCGCGGTTCAAAGAGAAAGCCTACTTCCAAGCCCAACCCGGCGCGCAGACGGCACCTAAGGTCGACTTCTCCCCATGA